The Syntrophaceae bacterium genomic interval AAGAGAAGAAAGGTCTTTCTGCTCATATCAGCGATCCTCTGCCGGGCTTGTGTCCTCCGGCTTGACGGTTTCCTCTGTCTTGCTTTTTCCGAAGAGTTTTTCTTTCAGCGCCGGGAGAAATCGGCTTCCGCCGCCGGATCCGGCTTTCTCGATCCTTCCACGCCTGCCGAAGACCCGCTCGACCAGGACATAGAAAAGGGGTGAGAAAATGACCACGAGCACCGTGGCGGTCACCATTCCTCCCAGCACGCCGGTTCCGATGGCGTTTTGCGCCCCCGCGCCGGCACCGGTGGTGATGGCCAGGGGCAGAACTCCGAAGCCGAAGGCCAGCGAGGTCATGACGATCGGGCGGAAGCGGAGCTTCGCTCCCTCCATCGTGGCCTCGATCAGCCCCATGCCCTTTTCCAGTCCTCCCTTGGCGAACTGCACGATCAGGATGGCGTTCTTGGTCGTGAGGCCCAGGGTGGTCAGGAGGCCGATCTGGAAATAGACGTCGTTGTTAAGCCCCCGCATGCTCGAGGCGATGACGCCGCCGATTACACCCAGGGGTAGAACCAGCAGGATCGAAATGGGAATGGTCCAGCTCTCGTACAGCGCCGCCAGGCACAGGAAGATTACGAAGACCGAAAAGGCGTAGAGCAGGGGCGCCTGGGAACTCGACATCCGCTCCTGGTAGGAAAGCCCGGTCCAGTCGTAGCCGATTCCCTTGGGCAGTTTTGCCACCGCCTCTTCCATGGCCTGCATGGCCTCTCCCGAACTGATGTCCTGCTTCGGCTCGCCCCAGATGTTGATGGAGGGAAACCCGTTGAAACGCGACAGCTGGGGAGGACCGGAGGTCCAGCGGCCCGTGGCGAAAGACGAAAAGGGAACCATTTCTCCCCGTGTGTTCCGGACATAGAGTTTCCCCAGGTCGCTGGGCAGCATGCGGTGGGGGGCATCTGCCTGAACGTACACCCGCTTGACCCGGCCGTCCTTGATGAAGTCGTTGGCATAGGCACCGCCGAAGGCCGCCGAGATCGTGCTGTGGATGGAAGAGATGGGAGCACCCATGGCGCCGGCCTTTCCCCAGTCCACGTCGACCCGGTATTCGGGCACGTCCGGGATGCTGTTGGGCCGGACAGAGGTGAGCCTCCTGTCCTCGGCCGTAATCCCGAGAAGCTGGTTCTGCGCCTCGATCAGGGCAGCGTGCCCGAGGCCGCCGCGGTCCAGCAGCTGGAAATCGACACCCCTGGCCATGCCCAGTTCAGACACGGCGGGCGGTGCGAAGATGAACACCATGGCGTTGCGGATGCCTGCGAGGGCGCCCATGGCCCTTCCCGCAACGGCCTTCGCCTTCAGGTCTTTCCGGTCGCGGAGCTCCCAGTCCTTCAGCTTGATGAACACCATGCCGTTGTTCTGAGACCTTCCGGAAAAACCGATCCCGTTGATGCCCATCGTCGAGGCCACCGCCTCCTTCTCGTTTTCCTGGAAATAGCGCTCGATCCGCCTCGTGACCTGCTCGGTCTGCTCCAGCGTGGAGCCCGTCGGCATGATCACCTGGGCAAGGAGGATCCCCTGGTCTTCGTCGGGAAGATAGCCCGTGGGCATCCGGAGGTACAGGAATCCCATGCAGACCACGATCGCCATGAAAATGGCCAGGTAGCGCCGTTTCCGGGTCAGGGACCGGCCGACCAGCTTCGTGTAGAGGTCCCGGACATGGAAGAACCAGCGGTCGAAACGGCGAAAGAAGGGACGGAGGAAGGGAATCGCGTTGTCGCCCGGTTCGTGTCCCGCCTCCACCGGCTTGAGGAGAGACGCGCAGAGCACCGGCGTGAGGATCAGGGCCACCACGACCGACAGGAGCATGGAGGAGATGATGGTCACGGAGAACTGGCGATAAATGATGCCGGTGGAGCCGGGGAAAAAGGCCATGGGGCCGAACACCGCCGAAAGGACGAGTCCGATGCCGATCAGGGCGCTGGTGATCTGCTCCATCGATTTGGCGGTGGCCTCCCGGGGCGAAATGCCTTCCTCGCTCATGATCCGCTCCACGTTCTCCACGACCACGATGGCGTCGTCTACGAGCAGGCCGATGGCCAGTACCATGGCGAACATGGTCAGCATGTTGATGGAGAAACCGAAGAGCCCCAGCACGGCGAACGTTCCCAGGATCACGACGGGCACGGCGATGGTCGGGATCAGGGTGGCCCGCATGTTGCCCAGGAAGAGCCACATGACCAGGAAGACCAGGAAGATCGCCTCGAAGAGGGTCTTCACCACTTCATTGATGGCTACCCGGATGAAGGGGGTGGTGTCGTGGGGATAGACGATCGTGATCCCCGCGGGGAAGAACCGGCTCATCTCCGCCATTTTCGCCCGGACGCCGTTGGCCGTATCCAACGCATTGGCGCCGGCGGCCTGCCGGATGGCGATGCCCGCGGAGGGCTTCCCGTTGAAGGCGCCCGCGATGTCGTAGGCCTCGGTCCCCAGCTCCGTCCGGCCCACGTCCCGGATGCGAACCATGGAGCCGTCCGGGTTGATTCGGATGGGGATGGCGGCGAACTCCTCGGGGGTCTTGAGCATGTTCTGGACGACGATGGAGGCGTTCATGCGCTGGCCCTTCACAGCCGGGGCCCCGCCGAACTGCCCGGCGGAGACCTCGACGTTGTAGGTCTTGAGCGCCGCGACCACCTCCGCCATCGTCAGGCTGTAATCCCGGAGCTTGTTGGGATCGACCCAGACGCGCATGGCGTAGCCGCTGCCGAAGATCTGAACCTCGCCCACGCCGGGCACCCGCGCCAGGACCTTCTCCAGGTTGGAGACGGCGAAGTCTCTCAGGTCGTTGCCGTCCATGCTTCCGTCTTCCGAGATCAGTCCCACGACCATCAGGTAGTTCCGGGTGGACTTGCTGACCTGGACCCCCTGATTCTTGACCACGTCGGGCAGGCTGGACATGGCGAGCTGGAGCTTGTTCTGCACCTGGGCCCAGGCGAGATCCGGGTCGGTTCCCGCCTCGAAGGTCAGCTCAATTCGGGAGGAGCCCGAGGAATCGCTGGTGGCGGACATGTAGAGCAGCTTCTCGAAGCCCGTCATCTTCTGCTCGATGATCTGGGTGACGCTGTTCTCCACGGTCTCCGCCGAGGCCCCGGGATAATAGGCGCTGATGGCGATGGAGGGCGGCGCGATGAGGGGGTACTGGGAGATGGGCAGGTTGTAGATCGCAAGCCCCCCCGCCGCCATGATGATGATGGCGATGACCCATGCAAAGACCGGACGATCCAGGAAGAATTTCGACAGCATCGCCG includes:
- a CDS encoding efflux RND transporter permease subunit, which translates into the protein MSKFFLDRPVFAWVIAIIIMAAGGLAIYNLPISQYPLIAPPSIAISAYYPGASAETVENSVTQIIEQKMTGFEKLLYMSATSDSSGSSRIELTFEAGTDPDLAWAQVQNKLQLAMSSLPDVVKNQGVQVSKSTRNYLMVVGLISEDGSMDGNDLRDFAVSNLEKVLARVPGVGEVQIFGSGYAMRVWVDPNKLRDYSLTMAEVVAALKTYNVEVSAGQFGGAPAVKGQRMNASIVVQNMLKTPEEFAAIPIRINPDGSMVRIRDVGRTELGTEAYDIAGAFNGKPSAGIAIRQAAGANALDTANGVRAKMAEMSRFFPAGITIVYPHDTTPFIRVAINEVVKTLFEAIFLVFLVMWLFLGNMRATLIPTIAVPVVILGTFAVLGLFGFSINMLTMFAMVLAIGLLVDDAIVVVENVERIMSEEGISPREATAKSMEQITSALIGIGLVLSAVFGPMAFFPGSTGIIYRQFSVTIISSMLLSVVVALILTPVLCASLLKPVEAGHEPGDNAIPFLRPFFRRFDRWFFHVRDLYTKLVGRSLTRKRRYLAIFMAIVVCMGFLYLRMPTGYLPDEDQGILLAQVIMPTGSTLEQTEQVTRRIERYFQENEKEAVASTMGINGIGFSGRSQNNGMVFIKLKDWELRDRKDLKAKAVAGRAMGALAGIRNAMVFIFAPPAVSELGMARGVDFQLLDRGGLGHAALIEAQNQLLGITAEDRRLTSVRPNSIPDVPEYRVDVDWGKAGAMGAPISSIHSTISAAFGGAYANDFIKDGRVKRVYVQADAPHRMLPSDLGKLYVRNTRGEMVPFSSFATGRWTSGPPQLSRFNGFPSINIWGEPKQDISSGEAMQAMEEAVAKLPKGIGYDWTGLSYQERMSSSQAPLLYAFSVFVIFLCLAALYESWTIPISILLVLPLGVIGGVIASSMRGLNNDVYFQIGLLTTLGLTTKNAILIVQFAKGGLEKGMGLIEATMEGAKLRFRPIVMTSLAFGFGVLPLAITTGAGAGAQNAIGTGVLGGMVTATVLVVIFSPLFYVLVERVFGRRGRIEKAGSGGGSRFLPALKEKLFGKSKTEETVKPEDTSPAEDR